The following proteins come from a genomic window of Flavobacterium eburneipallidum:
- a CDS encoding alpha/beta fold hydrolase, with protein sequence MNQILYKNTNISYSDTGKGNAVVLLHGFLENQTMWEDLVPELSKKHRIITIDLLGHGETECLGYVHSMEDNAEIVQAVLSKLRIRKAVFVGHSMGGYVALAFAELYPENVRALVLLNSTSKADSDERKANRDRAIKAVKKDYTTFIRLSIANLFSPDNRERLIDEIEKVKIEALKTPLQGVVASLEGMKIRKDREVLLHLTPYPKMLILGEKDPVLNYEDSLDQIEDTTVELVTFADGHMSHIENRDELKTVLLDFFKGV encoded by the coding sequence ATGAATCAAATCCTCTACAAAAACACGAATATCTCGTATTCCGATACAGGAAAAGGTAATGCCGTTGTGTTGCTTCACGGTTTTTTAGAAAACCAAACAATGTGGGAAGATTTAGTTCCGGAATTGAGCAAAAAACATCGTATTATCACCATCGATTTATTGGGTCACGGTGAAACAGAATGTTTGGGTTACGTTCATTCTATGGAAGACAACGCCGAAATAGTTCAGGCCGTTTTGTCCAAATTACGAATCCGAAAAGCGGTTTTTGTCGGGCATTCTATGGGTGGTTATGTAGCTTTGGCTTTCGCCGAATTGTATCCTGAAAATGTGAGAGCTTTGGTTTTACTGAATTCCACTTCCAAAGCCGACAGCGACGAACGAAAAGCCAATCGAGATCGCGCCATCAAAGCGGTGAAGAAAGATTATACTACATTTATTAGACTTTCTATTGCCAATCTTTTTAGTCCCGACAATCGCGAACGATTAATTGACGAAATCGAAAAGGTAAAAATCGAAGCATTGAAAACTCCACTACAAGGCGTTGTGGCTTCACTCGAAGGAATGAAAATCCGCAAAGATCGAGAGGTTTTATTGCATCTTACTCCCTATCCAAAAATGCTGATTTTGGGAGAAAAAGATCCTGTTTTGAATTATGAAGATTCCCTAGATCAAATTGAAGACACTACTGTAGAACTCGTTACATTCGCAGACGGACACATGAGCCATATTGAAAATCGAGACGAATTGAAAACCGTTTTATTGGACTTTTTCAAAGGAGTTTAA
- a CDS encoding succinate dehydrogenase cytochrome b subunit, with protein sequence MAKSTLLKSSIAKKVAMALSGVFLISFLALHFFINFVSVFSAEAFNEMSHFMGYNPVIQYVMQPVLVAGVVFHFVMGFVLELKNRNARPIAYVKFDGGANSTWASRNMIISGLVILAFLGLHMYDFWFHEMVYKYVEVNAIDETRYFHELVAKFESPVRTGLYSLSFVLLALHLWHGFTSSLQSIGFDNKIGKSLHTICYSFAVIVPAGFIFIAIFHHFINN encoded by the coding sequence ATGGCAAAATCTACGTTGTTGAAGTCGTCAATAGCAAAAAAAGTGGCTATGGCACTTTCTGGAGTTTTTCTGATTTCGTTTCTAGCTTTACATTTCTTTATCAATTTTGTTTCTGTTTTTAGTGCAGAGGCTTTCAATGAAATGTCTCATTTTATGGGGTATAATCCTGTAATACAATATGTAATGCAGCCTGTTTTAGTAGCTGGAGTTGTTTTTCATTTTGTGATGGGATTTGTATTAGAACTCAAAAATAGAAATGCAAGACCAATTGCTTATGTAAAATTCGATGGTGGCGCAAATTCTACTTGGGCATCAAGAAATATGATTATTTCTGGTTTGGTAATTTTGGCATTTTTAGGATTACACATGTATGATTTTTGGTTTCACGAAATGGTTTACAAATATGTAGAAGTAAATGCAATTGATGAAACTAGATATTTCCACGAATTGGTGGCTAAATTTGAAAGTCCAGTTCGTACAGGTTTGTATAGCCTTTCTTTCGTGTTACTAGCATTGCACTTGTGGCATGGTTTTACGTCGTCTTTGCAATCCATTGGATTTGATAACAAAATTGGAAAATCATTGCATACCATCTGTTATTCATTTGCGGTAATAGTTCCTGCTGGATTTATTTTCATTGCAATTTTTCACCATTTTATTAATAATTAA
- a CDS encoding aminopeptidase P family protein: MKYYPIDRQLFIKNRTKFTAQMKPKSVAVFNSNDIYPVSADSTLPFAQHRDIFYLSGVDQEESILLLFPDAPYENQKEMLFLKETSEHIAIWEGEKLTKDRAFEVSGIKTVHWLQDFEKVLAEIMSYSETIYINTNEHYRATVETETREARFVKWWKDKYPAHQVAKSNPILQRLRSVKESEELDLIQNACNITEKGFRRILSFVKPNVMEYEIEAELIHEFIRNRSKGFAYTPIIASGNNANVLHYIENNQQCKAGDLILLDVAAEYANYSSDLTRTIPVSGRYSDRQKAVYNAVLRVKNEATKMLTPGTLWKQYQAEVGKIMTSELLGLGLLDKADIQNENPDWPAYKKYFMHGTSHHMGLDTHDYGILTEPMQANMVFTVEPGIYIPAEGFGIRLEDNVVIQETGEPFNLMRNIPIEIEEIETLMNS, from the coding sequence ATGAAATACTATCCAATAGACCGCCAACTTTTTATAAAAAACCGCACAAAATTCACGGCTCAAATGAAGCCGAAAAGTGTGGCGGTTTTCAACTCCAACGATATTTATCCTGTTTCTGCCGACAGCACTTTGCCTTTTGCACAACACCGTGATATCTTCTATTTATCGGGCGTAGATCAGGAAGAAAGTATATTATTGCTTTTTCCTGATGCACCTTATGAAAACCAAAAAGAAATGTTGTTCCTGAAAGAAACCAGTGAACACATTGCCATTTGGGAAGGTGAAAAACTGACTAAAGACCGAGCTTTTGAAGTTTCGGGAATCAAAACCGTGCATTGGTTGCAAGATTTTGAAAAGGTTTTAGCCGAAATAATGAGTTATTCCGAAACGATTTACATCAACACCAACGAGCATTATCGCGCCACTGTAGAAACCGAAACCCGAGAAGCACGTTTTGTGAAATGGTGGAAAGATAAATATCCTGCTCATCAGGTTGCCAAAAGCAATCCGATTTTGCAAAGATTACGTTCTGTCAAGGAAAGTGAAGAATTGGATTTAATTCAGAACGCCTGTAACATTACCGAAAAAGGTTTTAGAAGAATTCTCTCTTTTGTAAAACCCAACGTAATGGAATACGAAATCGAAGCCGAATTGATTCACGAATTCATCCGCAATCGTTCCAAAGGTTTTGCCTACACACCCATTATCGCTTCCGGAAATAATGCCAATGTGTTGCATTACATCGAAAACAACCAACAATGCAAAGCTGGTGATTTGATTCTGCTTGATGTCGCTGCAGAATATGCTAATTATTCCAGCGATTTAACGAGAACCATTCCTGTTTCTGGTCGTTATTCCGACAGACAAAAAGCGGTTTACAATGCTGTTTTACGAGTAAAAAACGAAGCCACCAAAATGCTGACTCCAGGAACTCTTTGGAAACAATATCAGGCTGAAGTGGGCAAAATAATGACTTCGGAATTGCTAGGCTTGGGACTTTTGGACAAAGCCGATATACAAAACGAAAACCCGGATTGGCCAGCCTACAAAAAATATTTCATGCACGGAACTTCCCACCACATGGGATTAGACACTCATGATTACGGAATTCTAACCGAACCAATGCAAGCCAATATGGTTTTCACCGTCGAGCCCGGAATCTACATTCCAGCAGAAGGTTTCGGAATTAGGTTAGAAGACAATGTGGTCATTCAGGAAACTGGCGAGCCGTTCAATTTGATGCGCAATATTCCGATTGAAATTGAGGAAATTGAAACGCTTATGAATTCTTGA
- a CDS encoding UvrD-helicase domain-containing protein, producing MQRPSFSIYDASAGSGKTYALVKEYLKIILVANKNDAYRNILAITFTNKAVHEMKSRIVGNLSEFAKDEPSQKAQDLMRDLAKDTELSIIQIKTKSQQIIKHIIHNYAAFDISTIDKFTHKVIRAFAHDLGLPMTFEVTLDTENLLIEAVDAIIAQAGEDETLTKLLIDFTMEKTDDDKSWDISREILETGRLVLNENNRNEITHFQDKTIAEFVEIKNKLAEACKVLEKENTVFAENALGLIEKNRIDLKSFSRGTFPNHLQSIVDGKFNPKNKMFREFEDISINKTAKDGAIIESIIPELLQILGTIYKNFEKRDFYKAFLKNITPLSLLNTVSNELAKIQEEQNVLSISEFNAIIHREIQNQPAPFIYERLGERYRHFFIDEFQDTSEMQWQNLIPLIDNATSSEIDGEKGTLMIVGDPKQSIYRWRGGKAEQFIELSKEHNPFNNPEKVLEHLDKNYRSYSQIIEFNNDFFQLLSNEFEHEDYKDLYQNHSHQKTNAKTGGYVNISFIPKIEESEEDEEALDKTELYLLATLNTILKVKQHRFEYKDIVILTRKRSHGIAVANYLTEQGIPLLSSETLMIQNATEVRFIIHLLKYLKNSSDLEAKAHFLHYVADNIQDQLPVHDFIAQGMDKKQEAEFENWLTNFDISLSFQDIRKKSLYESVELIVSKFLNSQSGNAYIQYFLDIVLERDVRNQAGISDFLNFWNKNGEKFSIPSPEGKNAVRIMTIHKSKGLEFPVVIMPFADEDYAKSPKSKLWIDAEADDFGLPKVLVDNSKAVEGFGESAKTVYVQKSQEELLDNINVLYVALTRAEEQLFVISDMNLDAKGIPGKNKMSTFFVNYLDSKGKFNEGQSEYEFGVSSKLSSESDTTEEVQLIQSVSEVLNPKNIKIAQRESVMWGTHQQEAIEYGNVVHEILSFVKTKDDIDMAITKAVESGLINYAQKEAVYKTIQEIVNHPELSICFEEGNQVLNEQTIIQKEGRTIKPDRMVVNIVNEVYLLDYKTGIHNPKYELQLENYQKAIELMGYKVVKKALIYIGQQIRVVNF from the coding sequence AAACCTATGCACTTGTCAAAGAATACCTTAAAATTATTCTTGTTGCTAATAAAAATGATGCCTATCGCAACATTCTCGCCATTACGTTTACCAACAAAGCGGTTCACGAAATGAAAAGTAGAATCGTGGGTAATTTATCTGAATTTGCCAAAGACGAACCGAGTCAAAAAGCACAGGATTTAATGAGGGATTTGGCAAAAGACACGGAGCTTTCCATCATTCAAATCAAAACCAAATCACAGCAAATCATCAAACACATCATTCATAATTATGCGGCTTTTGATATTTCTACGATTGATAAATTCACGCACAAAGTCATTCGGGCTTTTGCTCACGATTTAGGTTTGCCAATGACTTTTGAAGTGACTTTGGATACTGAAAACTTGCTCATTGAAGCGGTCGATGCCATCATTGCGCAAGCGGGTGAAGACGAAACTTTGACCAAATTACTCATCGATTTCACGATGGAAAAAACCGATGATGACAAATCCTGGGATATTTCCAGAGAAATTTTAGAAACGGGTCGTTTGGTTCTCAATGAAAACAATCGGAATGAAATTACTCATTTTCAAGACAAAACTATTGCTGAATTTGTCGAAATAAAAAATAAACTCGCCGAAGCCTGTAAAGTTCTGGAAAAAGAAAACACAGTATTTGCCGAAAACGCTTTGGGATTAATCGAAAAAAACAGAATTGATTTAAAATCCTTTTCAAGAGGAACGTTTCCAAATCATCTTCAAAGTATAGTGGATGGAAAATTCAATCCAAAAAATAAAATGTTTCGGGAATTTGAGGATATTTCTATCAACAAAACTGCCAAAGACGGAGCAATTATCGAAAGTATTATCCCTGAATTATTACAAATTCTCGGCACAATTTATAAAAACTTCGAAAAGCGGGATTTCTACAAAGCTTTCCTGAAAAACATTACGCCATTATCTTTGTTAAATACCGTCAGCAATGAATTGGCCAAGATTCAGGAGGAACAAAACGTGCTTTCCATTTCGGAATTCAATGCTATTATTCATCGGGAGATTCAAAACCAGCCAGCTCCTTTTATTTATGAAAGATTGGGCGAACGTTACCGTCATTTTTTTATTGACGAATTTCAGGATACTTCCGAAATGCAGTGGCAAAATTTGATTCCGTTGATTGACAACGCTACATCTAGTGAAATTGATGGCGAAAAAGGAACTCTAATGATTGTGGGCGACCCGAAACAATCCATTTACCGTTGGCGTGGCGGAAAAGCCGAGCAATTTATAGAATTGAGTAAAGAGCACAATCCGTTCAATAATCCCGAGAAAGTTTTAGAACATTTAGACAAAAATTACCGTTCGTATTCGCAAATAATCGAATTCAACAATGACTTTTTTCAGTTGTTGTCCAATGAATTCGAACATGAAGATTACAAAGATTTGTATCAAAATCATAGCCATCAGAAAACGAATGCGAAAACAGGTGGTTACGTCAATATTTCTTTCATCCCAAAAATAGAAGAAAGCGAAGAAGATGAAGAGGCATTGGACAAAACCGAATTGTATTTATTGGCGACATTAAATACCATTTTAAAAGTAAAACAGCACCGTTTTGAATACAAAGACATCGTAATTTTGACCCGAAAACGCAGTCACGGAATTGCCGTTGCCAATTATTTGACTGAGCAGGGAATTCCGCTTTTATCATCGGAAACCTTGATGATTCAAAATGCAACTGAAGTTCGATTTATTATTCATTTATTGAAATACCTGAAAAATAGCTCCGATTTAGAAGCTAAAGCGCATTTCCTTCATTATGTTGCCGATAATATTCAGGATCAATTGCCTGTTCACGATTTTATTGCGCAAGGAATGGATAAAAAACAGGAAGCTGAATTTGAAAATTGGCTAACAAATTTTGATATTTCACTTTCCTTTCAAGACATTCGAAAAAAATCTTTGTATGAATCGGTGGAACTTATAGTGAGTAAATTCCTGAATTCACAAAGCGGCAATGCTTATATTCAATATTTCTTGGATATTGTTTTGGAGCGAGATGTTCGCAACCAAGCGGGTATTTCGGATTTCTTGAATTTTTGGAACAAGAATGGGGAGAAATTCAGCATTCCGTCTCCCGAAGGTAAAAATGCAGTTCGAATTATGACTATTCATAAATCGAAAGGATTGGAGTTTCCGGTCGTGATTATGCCTTTTGCTGATGAAGATTATGCCAAAAGTCCAAAAAGTAAATTATGGATTGATGCCGAAGCTGATGATTTTGGTTTACCTAAAGTTTTAGTAGATAATAGCAAAGCCGTTGAGGGTTTTGGAGAATCCGCAAAAACGGTTTACGTTCAAAAATCGCAGGAAGAATTATTGGACAATATTAATGTTCTGTATGTGGCTTTGACTCGTGCCGAAGAGCAGTTGTTTGTGATTTCGGATATGAATTTAGATGCTAAAGGAATTCCAGGAAAGAACAAAATGTCCACTTTTTTTGTTAATTATTTAGACAGTAAAGGGAAATTCAACGAAGGTCAATCAGAGTACGAATTTGGAGTTTCAAGCAAATTATCTTCCGAAAGCGACACAACCGAAGAAGTTCAATTGATTCAATCTGTTAGCGAAGTTTTGAATCCAAAAAACATTAAAATTGCCCAAAGGGAATCAGTAATGTGGGGAACGCACCAGCAAGAAGCTATAGAATACGGAAATGTAGTTCACGAGATTTTATCTTTTGTAAAAACTAAGGACGATATTGATATGGCAATTACAAAAGCCGTCGAAAGTGGATTGATTAATTACGCTCAAAAAGAGGCTGTTTATAAAACCATTCAAGAAATTGTAAATCATCCTGAACTTTCAATTTGTTTTGAAGAAGGAAATCAAGTCTTGAATGAACAAACTATTATTCAAAAAGAAGGTCGAACCATTAAACCGGATCGAATGGTTGTGAATATTGTAAATGAAGTCTATTTATTAGATTATAAAACAGGAATACACAATCCAAAATACGAATTACAATTAGAGAATTACCAAAAAGCCATTGAATTGATGGGTTATAAGGTTGTAAAAAAGGCTCTGATATATATTGGACAGCAAATAAGAGTAGTGAATTTTTGA
- a CDS encoding OmpA family protein: MKHLNKLLFAGMMLMTMGSQAQDSNNPWALSFGVNAVDTRTSAGGGKNFFNSHVSQPFNVSENWNILPSVSYLSIARSVGNNFSVGIQGSINKIEKFVVFNPSSPLANSAGYAVVNPGDLMYYGIDGNVKYSFKNAIKSKVIDPSVHVGGGYTFLGDNSFGTANVGFGLTLWFTDNVGLALASTFKSAVGNDRNVAGDINTPKAPSHLQHTVGITFQFGGKDTDGDGIYDKDDACPEVAGLKQFNGCPDTDGDGIIDGSDACPEVAGLAALNGCPDTDGDGIADKDDACPEVAGLAAFKGCPDTDKDGIADKDDKCPTVAGPKSNGGCPIVDTDKDGVEDKDDACPTVAGPASNKGCPEVTPETIKQLNEYGKTILFDSGKSSFKTQSFAVLQSIAGILKEYPNSNFMIEGHTDSDGSNQLNQTLSENRAAAVKNYLIEKGIATERLKSTGFGETKPLDTNKTAKGKANNRRVEVSLIKE, from the coding sequence ATGAAACATCTTAACAAACTTTTATTTGCTGGAATGATGCTGATGACCATGGGTTCTCAAGCACAAGACAGTAACAATCCATGGGCATTGTCTTTTGGAGTTAATGCCGTTGACACAAGAACTAGTGCTGGAGGAGGGAAAAATTTCTTTAATTCACACGTATCACAGCCATTCAATGTAAGTGAAAATTGGAATATTCTTCCATCTGTATCTTACTTAAGTATTGCTAGATCAGTAGGAAATAATTTTTCTGTTGGTATTCAAGGATCTATTAACAAAATTGAAAAATTTGTTGTTTTTAATCCAAGTTCTCCATTGGCAAACTCTGCTGGTTATGCTGTAGTTAACCCTGGAGATTTGATGTACTACGGTATTGATGGAAATGTTAAATACAGTTTTAAAAATGCAATTAAATCTAAAGTAATTGATCCTTCTGTACACGTAGGTGGAGGTTATACTTTCCTAGGAGATAATAGCTTTGGAACTGCAAATGTTGGATTTGGTTTAACTTTATGGTTTACTGATAATGTTGGTTTAGCTTTGGCTTCAACTTTCAAATCTGCAGTTGGTAATGATAGAAATGTTGCTGGAGATATCAATACTCCTAAAGCTCCTTCTCATTTACAACACACTGTAGGTATTACTTTCCAATTTGGAGGAAAAGATACTGATGGAGACGGAATTTATGACAAAGATGATGCTTGTCCAGAAGTTGCTGGTTTAAAGCAATTCAACGGATGTCCTGATACTGACGGAGACGGAATTATCGACGGAAGCGATGCTTGTCCAGAAGTTGCTGGTTTAGCTGCTTTAAACGGATGTCCTGATACTGACGGAGATGGTATTGCTGATAAAGATGATGCTTGTCCAGAAGTTGCTGGTTTAGCTGCTTTCAAAGGTTGTCCAGATACTGATAAAGATGGAATCGCTGACAAAGATGACAAATGTCCTACTGTAGCTGGTCCTAAATCTAACGGTGGTTGTCCAATCGTTGACACTGATAAAGATGGTGTTGAAGATAAAGATGACGCTTGTCCTACTGTAGCTGGTCCTGCTAGCAACAAAGGTTGTCCTGAAGTAACTCCTGAAACTATCAAACAATTAAACGAATATGGTAAAACTATTTTGTTTGATTCTGGAAAATCTTCTTTCAAAACTCAATCTTTCGCAGTATTACAATCAATTGCTGGAATCTTAAAAGAGTATCCTAACTCAAACTTTATGATCGAAGGTCATACTGATAGCGATGGTAGTAACCAATTAAACCAAACTTTATCTGAAAACAGAGCTGCAGCGGTTAAAAATTACTTAATCGAAAAAGGTATTGCTACAGAAAGATTGAAATCTACTGGTTTTGGTGAAACTAAACCACTTGATACTAACAAAACTGCTAAAGGTAAAGCAAACAATAGAAGAGTAGAAGTTTCTTTAATTAAAGAATAA
- a CDS encoding PD-(D/E)XK nuclease family protein → MIDTSFLDKIAQVLIENYSQKLSNTIVVLPNKRAKIFLIEALKKQVSTNILSPEIISIEDFIQDIANIRTIDPIELLFEFYEVYLSITEKPNQQSFELFANWAKTLLQDFNEIDRYLLDPSHVLSYLKDIEDIKKWGIEVENKTQLLENYIDFWKLLPNYYQSLYSHLLNKGIGYQGLIYREAVNNLNHFSDSIKEKQFLFAGFNALNAAEERIIQHLIASDQAAIYWDIDQTFLNDPYHDAGLFVRRFKSSWKHYKSNPFEWIVDDFSQSKNIQVIGTPKSIGQAKIAGSIIENIVTDNPNTTLDKVAVVLGEENLLVPLLYSLPSTVGALNITMGYSSKNNPAQILIAKLFKMHTNALSRNAKSYVLYYKDVLDILTHPLVEPYAKTNALVNLINKNNYTFISHQKLMELNPNPTDLFLLLFQKWENGSMEVLETISSLLQTIKTNLSNDNEEEKITKAFVYAIFKVINKLINYYSQHSHIEKIETLYAIYKQVIDLAEVSFEGEPLNGLQIMGVLESRVLDFETVIVTSMNEGKFPAGKSQNSFIPYDVKRELGLPTFKEKDAIYTYHFYHLLQRAKNIYLIYNTESEGLDAGEKSRFITQLEVEKQAKHTLTHEIYNAVLPETAYQPIVVPKSESVMIRLKEIAEKGFSPSALTSYIRNPIDFYFQKILRISEVEEVEENIALNTLGTIIHETLEDLYTPFIGKFLSENDILGCFKLLDAEVLKQFKLVYKEGEIKKGRNLLAFEVAKRNVSNFLKVELESIKNGDAIKILHLEKACEAILEHTSLPFPIKIAGKVDRIEERNGIIRIIDYKTGKVDKPNVTLKSWKGLTDEIKNDKIIQVLAYAYMYEKEANGKPMEAGIISFKNLKSGFLPFSFKEGKEENTTIDTAILNDYLEQMVLLLNEILDVTKDFVEKV, encoded by the coding sequence ATGATAGATACTTCATTTTTAGATAAAATTGCTCAAGTTTTAATTGAGAACTATTCACAGAAACTTTCGAATACTATTGTGGTTTTGCCCAACAAGCGAGCCAAAATATTTTTGATTGAAGCCTTAAAAAAACAAGTTTCAACTAATATTCTATCTCCAGAGATTATTAGTATTGAGGATTTTATTCAGGATATTGCCAACATTCGTACTATCGACCCCATAGAATTATTATTTGAATTCTATGAAGTTTATCTGTCTATTACTGAAAAACCAAATCAGCAATCCTTTGAACTTTTTGCCAATTGGGCTAAAACATTACTACAGGATTTCAACGAGATTGATCGCTATTTATTAGATCCGTCACATGTGCTTTCTTATTTAAAAGATATTGAAGACATCAAAAAATGGGGAATTGAAGTTGAGAACAAAACACAATTACTCGAAAATTATATTGATTTTTGGAAATTACTACCCAATTACTATCAATCACTTTACAGTCATTTATTGAACAAAGGAATTGGTTACCAAGGTTTGATTTATCGAGAAGCCGTAAACAACCTTAATCATTTTTCGGATTCCATAAAAGAGAAACAATTCCTTTTTGCGGGTTTTAATGCCTTGAATGCTGCCGAAGAACGAATCATTCAACATCTGATAGCTTCTGATCAAGCTGCCATTTATTGGGATATTGATCAAACTTTTTTAAACGATCCCTATCACGATGCTGGATTGTTTGTGAGACGTTTCAAATCGAGTTGGAAACACTATAAATCCAATCCTTTTGAATGGATTGTGGACGATTTTTCGCAATCGAAAAACATACAAGTTATAGGTACTCCTAAAAGTATTGGTCAAGCCAAAATTGCGGGCAGTATCATAGAAAACATAGTTACTGATAATCCTAATACAACACTCGACAAAGTGGCTGTAGTGCTGGGAGAAGAAAATTTATTAGTTCCACTTTTATATTCTTTGCCTTCCACAGTTGGTGCTTTGAATATTACGATGGGCTATTCGAGCAAGAACAATCCAGCTCAGATTTTGATTGCCAAATTGTTTAAAATGCACACCAATGCCTTGTCCCGGAATGCTAAAAGTTATGTGTTATATTACAAAGATGTTTTGGATATTTTAACGCATCCTTTGGTTGAACCTTATGCCAAAACCAATGCTTTGGTGAATCTAATCAATAAAAATAACTATACATTTATTTCGCATCAGAAATTAATGGAATTGAATCCCAATCCAACGGATTTGTTCTTGTTGTTGTTCCAAAAATGGGAGAATGGTTCGATGGAAGTTTTGGAAACCATTTCGAGTTTATTGCAAACCATTAAAACGAATTTGAGCAACGACAACGAAGAAGAAAAAATCACCAAAGCCTTTGTTTATGCTATTTTTAAAGTAATCAACAAATTGATTAATTACTATTCACAGCATTCCCATATCGAAAAAATTGAAACGCTTTATGCCATTTACAAACAAGTAATTGATTTGGCCGAAGTGTCTTTTGAAGGAGAACCTTTGAATGGTTTGCAAATAATGGGAGTATTGGAAAGTCGGGTTTTGGATTTTGAAACCGTGATTGTCACTTCAATGAATGAAGGAAAATTTCCGGCGGGAAAATCGCAGAATTCGTTTATTCCGTATGATGTTAAAAGGGAATTGGGCTTGCCTACTTTCAAGGAAAAAGATGCTATTTATACCTATCATTTCTATCATTTATTGCAACGAGCCAAGAATATTTATTTGATTTACAACACCGAAAGTGAAGGTTTGGATGCAGGCGAAAAAAGTCGTTTCATTACCCAATTGGAAGTCGAAAAACAAGCCAAACATACATTAACCCACGAAATCTACAATGCTGTTTTACCCGAAACCGCTTATCAGCCAATTGTCGTTCCAAAGTCGGAATCGGTGATGATACGATTAAAGGAAATTGCCGAAAAAGGATTTTCACCTTCGGCATTGACGAGTTATATCCGAAATCCGATTGATTTTTATTTCCAAAAAATTCTCCGAATTAGCGAAGTCGAAGAAGTGGAAGAAAACATTGCCCTGAATACTTTGGGAACTATTATTCACGAAACTTTAGAAGATTTATATACGCCTTTTATTGGGAAATTTTTGTCTGAAAATGATATTTTGGGTTGCTTCAAATTGTTGGATGCCGAAGTGTTGAAACAATTCAAGTTGGTTTATAAAGAAGGCGAAATCAAAAAAGGACGCAATCTGTTGGCTTTTGAAGTAGCGAAACGCAACGTTTCTAATTTCTTGAAAGTCGAATTGGAAAGCATTAAAAATGGCGATGCGATAAAAATACTTCATTTAGAAAAAGCTTGTGAAGCAATTTTGGAACATACGAGTTTGCCTTTTCCAATAAAAATTGCTGGAAAAGTGGACAGAATAGAAGAACGCAACGGAATTATCCGAATTATAGATTATAAAACCGGAAAAGTGGATAAGCCAAACGTTACCTTGAAATCGTGGAAAGGATTAACGGACGAAATCAAAAACGACAAAATTATTCAGGTTTTGGCGTATGCTTATATGTATGAAAAGGAAGCCAACGGAAAACCGATGGAAGCTGGAATCATTTCGTTCAAAAACTTGAAATCGGGTTTTTTACCTTTCAGTTTTAAAGAAGGAAAAGAAGAAAATACAACAATTGATACCGCTATTTTAAATGATTATCTGGAGCAAATGGTTTTGTTGCTGAATGAGATTTTGGATGTGACAAAAGATTTTGTGGAGAAAGTTTAA